The segment GCAACGTGGCATTTCCGGCCCAGGCAGCATCCAAGCCCAGCACACAAACCTCATGCAAGTCCCCCATCCAAAAAGTAACTAATCCTAGTAAGTGTCCAAGTTCCAAATTTCGAACCTAATATCCAAAACCATTACGGAAATCTTGTTTCCAAAACCCCAAATTAATGTCCAAACCAATATCAGGCCTTGTTTTTATCGCCTTTACGGAACCTTGGACATTCTAGTCCTACTGTACCAAAGGTCATCTGGAGGTGGCTGATTTCATGCCACCTCCACCCTTGCTGGATTGACAGCTTCCTGGGTATGTGCTCCAGTGCTGCAGCCTGCCCTGTAGTGCATATGTGTCCATCGTGCCTGCAGAGTGAATACCTGCCCTCTGGTTAGAGCGTGTGGAGATTATGCAGTGTCTTTGTGTTGACACTCCACTACTTCTTGACCTCTGTGACCCCTGTTCTGTTTTTTCTGCCGTCTGACAATTTGGCCTGCATGGCCCTCTGACCCTGACTGTTAGAACAGACACATGTGGAAGTCACGCCTGTTGACCTGCTAAATTCACATGGAAAAGAAAACATTGTCATAGAGACATACAGACCTTTACTATACGGCCCTGATAGGACAGGAGGGCAAAGGTTACCATAAGTTCCCAGACGTTACTGCTACTggctagcgtgtgtgtgtgtgtgtgtgtgtggccacgaGTGTGTGTTCTTTTCTGAACGTGTGTGAGGGTGTTGGTTCTCTTACTGTGGCAGAGGGAGTCGCTGACGGGGGTGCAGGCGCTCAGCTCCACCTCGATGCCCTCATCACATATGGTGCAGGGCAGGCAGGGGTCCAGGTAGCTGTCCCGGTCGGAGTAGGTGTCGTCTATACACTCCTCACACACCGTGTCGTGGTTGTGCCCGCAGTGTGCCAACACGCCCTGGCCCGCCGGGCACACCGTGCAGGGCTCACAGAGCCCAGACATTTCACTCAGGTAGTAGTTGTAGTCACACACGCAGATGGCATCGTTGGAGTCAGTGCAGGGCGTCTGCATGCGCATCAGACCTGTACACATGGTGCAGGGGATACAGGTCTCTGTGTGGCTGTAGTTCTCTGAGTAGGTCTCACCTGGAGGGGAAGAAAGAAGAAGGGGACAGAGAAagatgagggagaggatgagacagaggggtgaaggggagagggggatggagagaggaaataTTTATATGAGGAGGAGATAAgcagggagcaagagagagagagagagagagagagagagagagagagagagagagagagagagagagagagagagagagagagagggggacggacggacggacggacagacggacgaCATGAATCATGTTTACTGCTGCTGTGTTCATCTAAAGGGGGGATACAGTGGGCTCTGGATGATTTGTGTTCTGGGACATGAAAGGTGCTCTTGTTGAGGAAGGAGTCTGAAGCCTGCCGCGCTCATTACTATATTGATCTCTGTGTGGACTGTACTGAGTAAAGCACTCATATCTAAATCATAAACAATGTGACCTGCAGTAATGATATACATCTCTCCTGCTCTGAACAGACGATGAGATGGCCTCTATTCAAAGTTAATGTCACGATCTTCATattgaacagaccaaggcgcagcgtgatgaacgaacatacttgaattagttaaagtgtaaacacgatacaaaaacaagaaacgactcgtgaagtccacggtaacaatgaccgaacacggaacaagaacccacaaacacaaagggaaaatagacagtataaatatggctcccaatcagagacaaccaacgacagctgacactcgttgcctctgattgggagtcactctagccaacatagaaataaacacaccagaattaccaacatagaaataaacacaaagaatgaacacaccctggctcaacatatagagtcccagagccagggtgtgacagtaccccccccccctaaaggcgcggactgcgacctcGC is part of the Coregonus clupeaformis isolate EN_2021a unplaced genomic scaffold, ASM2061545v1 scaf2237, whole genome shotgun sequence genome and harbors:
- the LOC123488375 gene encoding tumor necrosis factor receptor superfamily member 16-like, whose translation is MMGTLSLVMLFGVVGVLLASKTERAVQVPCESGQYTKSGACCEECPPGEGVVRKCGANQTVCAQCLDSETYSENYSHTETCIPCTMCTGLMRMQTPCTDSNDAICVCDYNYYLSEMSGLCEPCTVCPAGQGVLAHCGHNHDTVCEECIDDTYSDRDSYLDPCLPCTICDEGIEVELSACTPVSDSLCHNPLLPSYTSPTSPLDLSSPSFTDSLPPDSSSSPYPG